TTTAGGTTCGGATCAAACTAGTGATGTGTTTTTTGGATTAGGTGATCAAACTGAGATTAAATCTGTGAAAGTGACTTATCAGAGCGGAAGAACGGTGAATATTGATTTACCACAGGTCGACTCTACGATTGATCTTTCTGATTATTAATTTAAAGCGTTAATTTCAAATGGCTAATTCCAAGTTATTAGTACCAGACGATTAATTTCGGATTATTAGTTTTAAATGATTAGCCATAACCATATAAACACTCAAAAAGAGATCTAAATTGTGGATAAAAAAACATATAACACGTTATTACTCACTGGCATCGCTGGGTTTCTAGCTGCTTTGTTAGTTGGAATAGGGGAGTTCACTTTACAGTTTTCTCCTCTCGGTGGTTACGAAGTTGAGGGGTACGGTTACTTTGCTAATGTGACTAAAGACAAATTAACGATAGGGCATTTCTTTAGTACCTTAGCGGCGCCATTATATATTTTAGGCTACTGGCACCTTGGACAAATGTTTATTCGAGGTGGTAGTAAAGTACATGGTTGGATTATCACCTTATTAGGTGGTTACGCCTTTATGGTCGGTAATGCTTGGTTAGGTGGCCGCATTTATTTAGCCTTAACTGCGCATGAAATTGCCGATACGACTGATACTAATGTAGTACTTCAATTACAGAGCTTATTAAGCGACTTTGGGACGCACAACGAACCACTTGTTAATGCATTGCGCTTGGCGATGGTTGTTGTGTCTGTGCTTTGGATATGGCGTATTGTCATCGGTAAGACACTTTACCCGCGTTGGGTTGCACTGTTTAGCCCTGCCTTAATCTTAGGAGTGATCTTTATGACTTACTTTACTGGGTTAAGTATTGGTGTTTGGTTATTGCCAGCTGCAATGAATGTGGTGCATTTAATTGTATTTACTATCTCACTTTATTC
Above is a genomic segment from Psychromonas sp. L1A2 containing:
- a CDS encoding DUF6796 family protein, which codes for MDKKTYNTLLLTGIAGFLAALLVGIGEFTLQFSPLGGYEVEGYGYFANVTKDKLTIGHFFSTLAAPLYILGYWHLGQMFIRGGSKVHGWIITLLGGYAFMVGNAWLGGRIYLALTAHEIADTTDTNVVLQLQSLLSDFGTHNEPLVNALRLAMVVVSVLWIWRIVIGKTLYPRWVALFSPALILGVIFMTYFTGLSIGVWLLPAAMNVVHLIVFTISLYSLHRVYKIGLPTQSQD